DNA from Halorarum salinum:
CGTCGTGAGGGTAGTCTCGCGGACGTTCCCGCCGTCGGGGATGACGGGCGACTTAATCTTCTTGAACAGCCCGTGCTGCACTGCGTCGATGGTCTCACACCACTCGACGAACACGCGGAGCGTGTCCATCTGGGTCTTCTCGCTGGTGACGTTGAGGTCTTCGCGCCGCCAGACGCGGAACTCGTGGACGTCGCGAGCGGAGAGATCGTTGAGGTTTTCCATGCCCTGCTCGTCGCACCAATCGACGAAGAAACCGAGCCGGGACCGGTGGGACCTGACGGTGGCCTGCTGGCACTCGCGGGCCTTATCCTCCAGGTAGAGGTCCAGCGCCTCCTGCGGTGAGATCGGCTCCAGCGTCGTCTCCGTCCGCTCCAAGATGTCCCGGAGGAGCGCTTCGGTCTCGTCTGAATCGATTACATCGGGGATGTCGTTCGACACAGTCACAGCAGCTCCGCCCAGAACTCTTCGAGCGAGCCGTCCGGATGGAAAGCTTCGATCCGATCGGGGTTCTCCTGGACGTAGTACTCCACGGCTCTGCGGAGCAGGTCGGTCGCTTGTTGGTCAGTCTCGTCGAGGGCGTCCACGATCAAGGTCGCCTCGTCATCCGGGAGGCGGGTCGCGAACGCCCGGGAGCTGTTTGAGCCCATCGGCTTGGCCGATGGGAAATCCGACAAAATAGATTGGTGAGAATTGGCGGTTGGTGAGGCACCAATTCACCAATATCGGTGCTGGAAGCGGAAGATTTCTTGCGAAATTGCAGTCGGACCACCAATTTCGAGTGAACGACAATTAGCTCGGTTGGTGGTCGGAATCCAATTTGGTCACCTCGCCACCAACTTCGTCACCCACACGTCGATTTTCGAATTGCCAATTGTTGGTCAGGGGCCCCTCAAACTGGACGATCATGCTCGATATCCGCTTCGGAAAAGGTGACCTCGAACGTCCGCGCGCGGCGGGTAGTCAGGCGGTTGTACCCTATTCGGGTCGTTCCGATGTACTCGTTCAATTCAGAAACGACGTCGTCGGCTAGATCGAGTGTAACGGTCGCGACGTGCTCGTCTTCCAAGTGGTCCTTGAGTGTCACCGGATTCCAGGGCGAGACGAACGATCGCCGCGGGAGCGACCTCTCGATGAAGGGGTCGTTTCGTTGCGTCCTGTGAGTGTAACAGCCGCAACGACGTGTTCCTCGCCGTAGAAGGGATGCCGGTCGTTGGAGATGACGCCGTCCGGCCGTCGGCCACCGGCATCAAAGGTAGTTCGGGCTGTAACAACGGCCTCGAGCGGAAACTCCCTTCAACTGTCCTCGGTTTCTCTGAGACGTTCGAGGTCGTCTGTCCAGTCGGGGTTCCGACCGTACCTCTGGTCTTCGTACGCGGAAGTAACAGGCGTGAGATCGAATCTTGGCCAGTTCTCATACTTGTTACTTGATCCTGTATAGATGACCCTCTCTGGATCTTGGGAAATACTTTTAGCGAGACAACCGATGAGAGGGGGCGTGGACTCGGATTCGAAAAGTGGGATCAGGCGGCGGGGCCAGGAACTATTGGAACAGAGTCTCGGACTAGACGCGGAGTTCCGGCCCGACCAATGGGAGGCGATCGAGCGCTTGGTCGTCGACAAGGAGCGGGTACTACTCGTCCAGCGAACCGGGTGGGGGAAGAGCACGGTGTACTTCATCGCGACAAAGCTACTCCGCGAGCAGGGCCACGGCCCGACGCTCATCATCAGCCCGCTGCTGGCGTTGATGCACAATCAGATCCAGGACGCGGAGAACCAGCTGGGTCTCGAAGCCTGGACGATCAACTCCAACAACACGGAAGATTGGACCGAAGCGAAGGAAGCTGTCGTCGACGGAACCTGCGACGTTCTCCTGATCTCGCCGGAACGGTTGGCGAATATCGAATTTCACGAGGACGTCCTGATGGAAATGGACGACGAGTTCGGGATGCTCGTGGTGGACGAAGCTCACTGTATCTCCGACTGGGGCCACGATTTCCGTCCCGATTATCGTCGTATCAAGCGTATCCTCCAGGAATTCCCGGATCACATCCCGGTCGCGGCGACGACTGCGACTGCGAACGACCGGGTGGTCGACGACGTCACCGACCAGGTTCCTCGACTCCGGGCGATTCGTGGCGACCTGGTCCGTGATTCCCTGCGCATCCAGACGAATGAGATCGGCTCCCGAGCCAAACGTTTGGCCTGGCTCGCCGAGATCGTCCCGGAACTCCCGTCGTCGGGTATCGTTTACTGCCTGACGACCGACGAGGTCGAGACAGTCGCCGAGTGGTTGAGCGATCAGGTGTTGGACTTCGAGCCCTACCACGGTGGGATGGACGGCGACCGTCGCCGTGAGTTGGAGGATCGACTGATGAACAACGAAGTCGACGGTCTGGCCGCGACGAATGCGCTGGGGATGGGGTTCAACAAACCGGACCTTGGGTGGGTCGTCCACTTCCAGCGACCGCCGAACCTCATCCGGTACTACCAGGAGATCGGCCGGGCTGGTCGGGGCCTCGAGGAGGCATTCGCAATCTTGCTCTCGGGGGACGAAGACGACCGGGTCGCGGAGTTCTTCATCGAACAGGCCTTCCCAGAGCCGGAGGATTTCGAGACCGTCCTCTCGACGTTGGAGGCCAGTAACGAACCGTTACACAAGTACGAGATTCTGAAGCGGGCGAACATCTCCTGGAAGGCTGCCTCGCAGTGCCTGGACATGCTCAGGGTCGACAACGCCATCATCCGGGTCGACGACGGCTTCGAACGGACGTCGAAGGACTGGAGCTACGACCACGACCGGATCGAATCGGTGACCCGACACCGGTGGGAGGAACTCGATCGAATTCAGGAGTTCGCCAGAACCGACGAGTGCCTGAC
Protein-coding regions in this window:
- a CDS encoding RecQ family ATP-dependent DNA helicase, which translates into the protein MDSDSKSGIRRRGQELLEQSLGLDAEFRPDQWEAIERLVVDKERVLLVQRTGWGKSTVYFIATKLLREQGHGPTLIISPLLALMHNQIQDAENQLGLEAWTINSNNTEDWTEAKEAVVDGTCDVLLISPERLANIEFHEDVLMEMDDEFGMLVVDEAHCISDWGHDFRPDYRRIKRILQEFPDHIPVAATTATANDRVVDDVTDQVPRLRAIRGDLVRDSLRIQTNEIGSRAKRLAWLAEIVPELPSSGIVYCLTTDEVETVAEWLSDQVLDFEPYHGGMDGDRRRELEDRLMNNEVDGLAATNALGMGFNKPDLGWVVHFQRPPNLIRYYQEIGRAGRGLEEAFAILLSGDEDDRVAEFFIEQAFPEPEDFETVLSTLEASNEPLHKYEILKRANISWKAASQCLDMLRVDNAIIRVDDGFERTSKDWSYDHDRIESVTRHRWEELDRIQEFARTDECLTAFIDDELDGSLEGDCGRCANCTEPVIPTDIEDERLIQAAVEHYRAESWDEISPRYYLPTENGKSKIEKHRKHEPGRVLSVYGDPGYGELVSQSWEQEDTYSQELVSAAVRQIETEWNPTPAPTWVTAVPSPTDWPKVRDLARRIAAGLGLEYVQAVERVKEMRPQHELANSYQKRWNVEDAFDVTEDVRSAPVLLIDDTVGSRWTFTEATFELRDAGSGSVYPFALAERTMW